One stretch of Myxococcales bacterium DNA includes these proteins:
- a CDS encoding glycerol-3-phosphate dehydrogenase/oxidase: MKRDLKRMSQSPLDVLFIGGGITGAAAVYDAAQRGLRAALVEKHDFGWATSAATSKLVHGGLRYLKNLEFGLVRESLRERRILELIAPHLVYPLPFLVPTYRGTSNNLPMIGAGMLLYELLSYDKARLADHERQVPSFRLLSKKTVLAEEPGVDPTGLSGGAIYYDCQMHSPDRLTLEFVLAAAGLGAQIANYAQVDSLLKENDRVVGARVRDVLSGETCEVRAPIVVNVAGPWADFVSEMALGGEKKSLIRSQGIHLIFRPVIKNHAVVLRTRGGRHFFLIPWRGLTLAGTTDTRFEGHPDEYRVSRAAVDDFIREINEVFPSAQLKFEDICWTYGGLRPIVEDETDVEVEVYKASRKYEIYDHAREDKLEGFVTVIGGKYTTSRRLAETLLDLVEKKLGRAVTPCRTARAPLPGGDFGRWRDFLTEGARRHPEIGADMLQQLSLDYGARRENVLARLADERLAKRLDERHPIPAAAAVEAVETEMAQTLQDIVWRRTGLGTTGQLDEAALAAVASLAGERLGWDAARRQREIDSVQERLATHNIAG; the protein is encoded by the coding sequence ATGAAGCGCGATCTGAAGCGGATGTCTCAATCTCCCCTCGACGTTCTGTTTATCGGCGGTGGTATCACGGGGGCGGCGGCGGTGTACGACGCGGCCCAGCGCGGGCTGCGGGCCGCGCTGGTCGAAAAGCACGATTTCGGCTGGGCGACCAGCGCCGCGACGAGCAAGCTGGTGCACGGCGGCCTGCGCTACCTGAAAAATCTCGAGTTCGGGCTGGTGCGCGAAAGCCTGCGCGAGCGCCGCATCCTCGAACTGATCGCCCCGCACCTGGTGTATCCGCTGCCGTTCCTGGTGCCGACCTACCGCGGCACTTCCAACAATCTGCCGATGATCGGCGCCGGCATGTTGCTCTACGAACTGCTCAGCTACGACAAGGCCCGCCTCGCCGACCACGAGCGCCAGGTGCCGTCGTTCCGCCTGCTGTCGAAGAAAACCGTGCTGGCCGAGGAGCCGGGGGTCGATCCGACCGGCCTGTCGGGCGGCGCGATCTACTACGATTGCCAGATGCACAGCCCCGACCGGCTGACGCTCGAATTCGTGCTGGCCGCCGCCGGCCTGGGCGCGCAGATCGCCAACTACGCCCAGGTCGATTCGCTGCTCAAGGAAAACGACCGCGTCGTCGGCGCCCGGGTCCGCGACGTGCTGTCCGGCGAAACGTGCGAAGTGCGCGCCCCGATCGTCGTCAACGTCGCCGGCCCTTGGGCCGATTTCGTCTCCGAAATGGCGCTGGGCGGCGAAAAGAAAAGCCTCATCCGCAGCCAGGGCATCCACCTGATTTTCCGGCCGGTGATCAAAAACCACGCCGTGGTGCTGCGGACGCGCGGCGGCCGCCACTTCTTCCTCATCCCCTGGCGCGGCCTGACGCTGGCCGGCACCACCGACACCCGCTTCGAGGGCCATCCCGACGAATACCGCGTCAGCCGCGCGGCGGTCGACGACTTCATCCGCGAGATCAACGAGGTCTTCCCCTCGGCGCAATTGAAGTTCGAAGACATTTGCTGGACCTACGGCGGCCTGCGGCCGATCGTCGAGGATGAGACCGACGTCGAGGTCGAGGTTTACAAGGCCAGCCGCAAATACGAGATCTACGACCACGCGCGCGAGGACAAGCTCGAGGGCTTCGTCACGGTCATTGGCGGCAAATACACGACCAGCCGCCGCCTGGCCGAAACCCTGCTGGACCTGGTGGAAAAGAAACTCGGCCGCGCCGTGACGCCGTGCCGCACCGCGCGCGCCCCCCTGCCCGGCGGTGATTTCGGCCGTTGGCGCGATTTCCTGACCGAAGGCGCCCGCCGCCATCCCGAGATCGGCGCCGACATGCTGCAACAACTCAGTCTGGACTACGGCGCCCGCCGCGAAAACGTGCTCGCCCGCCTGGCCGACGAACGCCTGGCGAAGCGGCTCGACGAGCGGCATCCGATTCCGGCCGCGGCGGCGGTGGAAGCGGTGGAAACCGAGATGGCGCAGACGCTGCAGGACATCGTCTGGCGGCGGACCGGGCTGGGCACCACCGGCCAGCTCGACGAGGCGGCGCTGGCCGCGGTTGCATCCCTGGCCGGAGAGCGATTAGGTTGGGATGCGGCGCGGCGGCAGCGGGAAATCGATTCGGTGCAGGAACGCCTCGCGACGCATAACATCGCCGGCTGA
- a CDS encoding DUF4349 domain-containing protein, producing MRAKALRILLVVALLGLLLACGKASFKAAEPEMTKAATLVADKMAEEQNVAGAPPAPAAATVDGDNPAPNAENLATRGRKLIREGDVQLQVKDVETSRTKLEEMTAAAGGFVAGVKHSRVAGVQSLEITLRLPTGGFVAFVKSLAVLGTVESENVTVTDVTDQWVDLNRRIETNEKLASRLEELIQNKSYQFKDLLDVERELARLRLDIERLQGTLRGLDDRIALSTLHLTLRQEIVQKIVPPDSVFAPLLNALENAGPNFQNSLRAMMRAAGGLITLVMVLLPWLILALLFFGVLWLIVKRQKRKQGK from the coding sequence ATGCGCGCCAAGGCTCTGCGAATATTACTCGTCGTCGCGTTGCTCGGGCTGTTGTTGGCTTGCGGCAAGGCTTCCTTCAAAGCCGCCGAACCGGAAATGACGAAAGCGGCGACGCTCGTCGCCGATAAAATGGCCGAGGAGCAGAACGTGGCGGGCGCTCCGCCGGCGCCGGCCGCCGCGACGGTCGACGGCGACAATCCCGCGCCGAACGCCGAAAACCTGGCGACCAGGGGGCGCAAGCTGATCCGCGAGGGCGACGTGCAGTTGCAGGTGAAGGACGTCGAGACCTCCCGGACCAAGCTCGAGGAAATGACGGCCGCCGCCGGCGGTTTCGTCGCGGGGGTCAAGCATTCGCGCGTCGCCGGCGTGCAATCGCTGGAAATCACCCTGCGCCTGCCGACCGGCGGGTTCGTCGCGTTCGTCAAAAGCCTGGCGGTGCTGGGCACCGTCGAGTCCGAGAACGTCACGGTGACGGACGTGACCGATCAGTGGGTCGATCTGAACCGCCGCATCGAAACCAACGAGAAACTGGCGTCGCGCCTCGAGGAATTGATTCAGAACAAGAGCTACCAGTTCAAGGATCTGCTCGACGTCGAGCGCGAACTGGCGCGGCTGCGCCTGGATATCGAACGCCTGCAAGGCACCCTGCGTGGCCTGGACGACCGCATCGCGCTTTCGACGCTGCACCTCACCCTGCGGCAGGAAATCGTGCAGAAGATCGTGCCGCCCGACAGCGTCTTCGCGCCGCTGCTCAACGCGCTGGAAAACGCCGGCCCGAACTTCCAGAACAGCCTGCGCGCGATGATGCGCGCCGCCGGCGGCCTGATCACCCTGGTCATGGTGCTGCTCCCCTGGCTGATCCTGGCGCTGCTCTTCTTCGGCGTGCTGTGGCTGATCGTCAAACGGCAAAAACGGAAGCAGGGGAAATAG
- a CDS encoding aminopeptidase P family protein, whose protein sequence is MSVVSELNPPLVPPAEIAARTARFQARLSAQGLPLAVISHPVDLYYLTGTMPDGWLIVPAAGRPELLVRKSLSRARSESPLDDVRPFLGIRGLADELLVRLGDGATNVGLDLDVLPAATFLRLQALLPAYRWIDSGPLIRQIRAVKSAWEVERHRRAARQYLATFQAIRDNLREGTTELELSSLAEAAMRREGHQGLVRFRRSGMELWFCLVGTGLGPSYPTAFDGPVGSDGLHPASGPVAGRRPIRRGVPVMADIVGNHEGYHADIARLFCLGEPPDELKRAHDFCRTALRRIENLMRPGTPCDEIHREISAWAKAQGEPEGFMGYGENRVKFFGHGIGLELDEYPIIAGGFTLALEPGMVLAVEPKAFYPELGPAGLEMCYVITEQGPEPLLDYPEEIQLVP, encoded by the coding sequence ATGTCCGTCGTTTCCGAGTTGAATCCGCCCCTCGTTCCGCCCGCGGAAATCGCCGCGCGCACGGCTCGATTTCAGGCCCGCCTGAGTGCCCAGGGCCTGCCGCTCGCGGTGATCTCGCACCCGGTCGACCTCTATTACCTCACCGGCACGATGCCCGACGGCTGGCTCATCGTTCCCGCCGCCGGCCGGCCGGAGTTACTCGTCCGTAAAAGCCTGTCGCGCGCCCGAAGCGAATCGCCGCTGGACGACGTACGGCCGTTTCTGGGGATTCGCGGTCTGGCCGACGAGCTGCTGGTCCGGCTCGGCGACGGCGCGACGAACGTCGGCCTCGACCTGGACGTGCTGCCGGCCGCGACCTTTCTGCGGCTGCAGGCGCTGTTGCCCGCTTACCGCTGGATCGACAGCGGCCCGTTGATCCGCCAGATCCGCGCCGTGAAATCGGCGTGGGAGGTGGAGCGCCATCGCCGGGCGGCGCGGCAGTATCTCGCCACATTTCAGGCGATCCGCGACAATTTGCGGGAAGGAACGACCGAACTCGAGCTGTCCTCGCTGGCCGAGGCGGCGATGCGGCGTGAGGGCCACCAGGGGCTGGTGCGGTTTCGCCGGTCGGGAATGGAATTGTGGTTCTGTCTCGTCGGCACGGGTTTGGGCCCGTCGTATCCGACGGCGTTCGACGGTCCGGTGGGCAGCGACGGCCTGCATCCGGCCTCGGGCCCCGTGGCCGGCCGGCGGCCGATCCGGCGCGGGGTGCCGGTCATGGCCGACATCGTCGGCAATCACGAGGGCTACCACGCCGACATCGCTCGCTTGTTCTGCCTCGGCGAGCCGCCCGACGAATTGAAGCGCGCCCACGATTTTTGCCGTACGGCGCTGCGCCGCATCGAAAACCTGATGCGGCCGGGAACGCCGTGCGACGAAATCCATCGGGAGATCAGCGCCTGGGCGAAAGCGCAGGGCGAACCGGAAGGCTTCATGGGTTACGGCGAAAACCGCGTCAAGTTTTTCGGCCACGGCATCGGCCTGGAATTGGACGAGTACCCGATTATCGCCGGCGGCTTCACGCTCGCACTGGAGCCCGGCATGGTGTTGGCGGTCGAGCCCAAGGCCTTTTACCCCGAACTCGGCCCCGCCGGCCTGGAAATGTGCTACGTCATCACCGAGCAGGGCCCCGAACCGCTGCTGGACTACCCCGAAGAAATTCAACTCGTGCCGTAA
- a CDS encoding tryptophanase, with product MPDCKWPAFEPYKTKMVEKIPITTPSQRRAAAERANYNLFRLRANEVTIDLLTDSGTAAMSDQQWSRMMVGDESYAGAESFHRFQDTVRGITGMQEVLPTHQGRSAENLLFSVLVKPGDLVPNNTHFDTTEANVAAKGANPVNEPCSQAFDIYLDKPFKGNMDVAGLEKILAENPGKVPLVIMTVTNNSAGGQPVSMANIRETSEVCRKYKVPFFLDCARYAENCWFIKHREKGYERKSIEDIAHEMFGYADGALMSAKKDAYVNIGGFLAMRDPETKARVTEQMVVIEGFVTYGGLAGRDLEAIAQGLREGLDEDNLTARIRQVAFLHRRLTELGVPALTPPGGHGVYLDALKILPHIPQKHFPGQALSVALYLEGGVRAVEIGSVMFAHPDPQTGEMVFPKLEMVRLAIPRRVYSDNHMEHVAQSCAAVMAHTTKIRGMRFTYEPPRLKHFLAHFDWV from the coding sequence ATGCCGGATTGCAAGTGGCCCGCCTTCGAACCCTACAAAACGAAAATGGTCGAAAAAATCCCGATCACCACGCCCAGCCAGCGCCGCGCCGCGGCCGAGCGCGCCAATTACAACCTGTTCCGCCTTCGCGCCAACGAGGTGACGATCGACCTGCTCACCGACAGCGGCACCGCCGCGATGAGCGATCAGCAGTGGAGCCGGATGATGGTCGGCGACGAATCCTACGCCGGCGCCGAGAGTTTCCACCGGTTCCAGGATACGGTGCGCGGCATCACCGGCATGCAGGAAGTGCTGCCGACGCACCAGGGCCGGTCGGCGGAAAACCTGCTGTTCTCGGTGCTGGTCAAGCCGGGCGACCTCGTGCCCAACAACACCCACTTCGACACCACCGAGGCCAACGTAGCCGCCAAGGGGGCCAATCCGGTCAACGAACCCTGCAGCCAAGCGTTCGACATCTACCTCGACAAGCCCTTCAAGGGGAATATGGATGTCGCCGGCCTGGAAAAGATCCTCGCCGAAAATCCCGGTAAAGTGCCGCTGGTGATCATGACGGTCACCAACAACAGCGCCGGCGGCCAGCCGGTCAGCATGGCCAATATCCGCGAAACCAGCGAAGTGTGCCGCAAATACAAGGTGCCGTTCTTCCTCGATTGCGCCCGCTACGCCGAAAACTGCTGGTTCATCAAACACCGCGAAAAGGGCTACGAACGCAAATCGATCGAGGACATCGCCCACGAAATGTTCGGCTACGCCGACGGCGCGCTGATGAGCGCCAAGAAAGACGCCTACGTCAACATCGGCGGCTTTCTGGCGATGCGCGATCCCGAAACCAAGGCCCGCGTGACCGAACAGATGGTCGTCATCGAGGGGTTCGTCACTTACGGCGGCCTGGCCGGGCGCGACCTGGAAGCGATTGCCCAGGGCCTGCGCGAGGGGTTGGACGAGGACAACCTCACGGCCCGCATCCGGCAGGTGGCGTTTCTGCACCGGCGGCTGACCGAATTGGGCGTGCCGGCGCTGACCCCGCCGGGCGGCCACGGCGTTTACCTCGACGCGTTGAAGATTCTGCCGCACATTCCGCAAAAACATTTTCCCGGCCAGGCGCTGAGCGTGGCCCTCTACCTGGAAGGCGGCGTGCGCGCGGTGGAGATCGGTTCGGTGATGTTCGCCCACCCCGATCCGCAAACCGGCGAAATGGTCTTCCCGAAACTGGAAATGGTGCGGCTGGCGATTCCGCGCCGCGTTTACAGCGACAACCACATGGAACACGTCGCCCAGTCCTGCGCCGCGGTGATGGCCCACACGACGAAAATCCGCGGGATGCGCTTCACCTACGAGCCGCCGCGGCTGAAGCACTTCCTCGCCCATTTCGATTGGGTGTAA
- a CDS encoding P1 family peptidase translates to MTSQITDVPGLTVGHAHDETGRTGVTVLRCDPPAVGSIDRRGAAISTRQCDSLLTEHLLSRVDAVVLAGGSAFGLDCAAGVMDELAARGVGMPSPGRPVPIVPTMALFDLGFGHSGARPTPELARRAVLAAGTTVAEGSVGAGYGATVGKIFGINGAMKGGLGTASRKRAADGLIVGALAAVNAWGDILDPATGEIVAGARDVKRGGFADTARVLAKQAVREHRGFQLDNTVLAVVATNARLDKTQAQFVARMAQTGLARVVRPCHGPFDGDVVLALGCGELAADLPAVGQLAAEALAEAIVRAVRRADGFGLLPDAREKR, encoded by the coding sequence ATGACAAGCCAAATCACCGACGTACCGGGCCTGACGGTCGGCCACGCGCACGATGAAACCGGCCGCACCGGCGTAACCGTGCTGCGGTGCGACCCGCCCGCCGTGGGTTCGATCGACCGGCGCGGCGCGGCGATCAGCACGCGCCAGTGCGATTCGCTGCTGACCGAACATTTGCTGTCGCGCGTCGACGCGGTGGTGCTCGCCGGCGGCAGCGCCTTCGGCCTGGATTGCGCGGCGGGGGTGATGGACGAACTGGCGGCACGCGGCGTCGGCATGCCGTCGCCCGGTCGCCCGGTGCCGATCGTCCCCACAATGGCCCTGTTCGACCTGGGCTTCGGCCACAGCGGCGCGCGACCGACCCCCGAACTGGCCCGCCGGGCGGTGCTCGCGGCGGGAACGACGGTGGCGGAGGGCAGCGTCGGCGCGGGCTACGGCGCGACGGTCGGCAAGATTTTCGGAATCAACGGAGCGATGAAGGGCGGACTGGGCACGGCGAGCCGGAAGCGCGCGGCGGACGGCCTGATCGTCGGCGCGCTCGCGGCGGTCAACGCCTGGGGCGACATCCTCGACCCGGCCACCGGCGAGATCGTCGCCGGTGCGCGCGATGTGAAACGGGGCGGCTTCGCCGACACGGCCCGCGTCCTGGCCAAACAGGCCGTGCGCGAACACCGCGGCTTTCAACTCGACAACACGGTGCTCGCCGTCGTGGCGACCAACGCCCGGCTCGACAAGACCCAGGCGCAGTTCGTGGCGCGCATGGCGCAGACCGGCCTCGCCCGCGTCGTGCGCCCCTGCCACGGCCCCTTCGACGGCGACGTGGTGCTCGCCCTCGGCTGCGGCGAACTGGCCGCCGACCTCCCCGCCGTCGGCCAACTGGCCGCCGAGGCCCTCGCGGAAGCCATCGTCCGCGCCGTCCGCCGCGCCGACGGCTTCGGCCTGCTGCCCGACGCGCGGGAGAAGCGCTGA
- a CDS encoding TldD/PmbA family protein, producing the protein MRRVWMGIALAALAAVLWSGTRAAAPAGQNQLLAAMRAELERTMARLSLPDYAKPYFVAYRLVENDNYRADAILGAELSESGGRERKAYVEVRVGDYALDNTSDRSEFDSFDPDQDTFNYLDYIDLPIEDDTDAIRTQLWRLTDLRFKNASAAYLNKRARAVYRENPDGELHDFTREKPVRHSAPDQPVKLDKKFWKEVLREASAELKKYPALLDSQAMLQTHSGVEYLLNSEGTELRVPSFYFMFYAQARALTDDGLTVTDYYSRYARSEAGLPTKQEIIAAVRAMAEQLVALRAAPVLDPYDGPAILDPTVSGIFFHEAIGHRLEGDRTRGVDEGQTFKEKVGRKILPEFLSVIDDPTLRRFGAADLNGYYDFDQEGVPAQRVTLVERGVLRDFLRSRRPIRQADHSNGHGRADPLHAPMSRMSNLIIEAHDTVPVAQLKDKLLELARRKGKPYGLWLRQGMGGETATDQFNFQAFANRPVLLYRVDAQTGREELVRGAELVGTPLLSIGKVEAAGDDPGLFNGYCGAESGFVPVSVIAPSLLVSEIEIQRVQDKPTKPPVLPPPYADK; encoded by the coding sequence ATGCGACGTGTCTGGATGGGAATCGCGCTGGCGGCGCTGGCCGCCGTTCTGTGGTCGGGAACGCGGGCGGCGGCGCCGGCCGGGCAGAACCAATTGCTCGCGGCGATGCGCGCCGAGCTCGAACGGACGATGGCGCGGCTGTCGCTGCCCGATTACGCCAAGCCCTATTTCGTCGCCTACCGGCTGGTCGAAAACGACAACTACCGCGCCGACGCGATCCTCGGCGCCGAACTCAGCGAAAGCGGCGGGCGGGAACGCAAGGCCTACGTCGAGGTGCGCGTCGGCGATTACGCGCTGGACAACACCTCCGACCGGTCGGAATTCGACTCGTTCGATCCCGACCAGGATACCTTCAATTACCTCGATTACATCGACCTGCCGATCGAGGACGACACCGACGCGATCCGCACGCAGTTGTGGCGCTTGACGGATCTGCGTTTCAAGAACGCGTCGGCCGCCTACCTGAACAAGCGCGCCCGCGCCGTCTACCGCGAAAATCCCGACGGCGAACTGCACGACTTCACTCGCGAAAAACCCGTCCGGCATTCCGCCCCCGATCAGCCGGTCAAACTCGATAAAAAATTCTGGAAGGAAGTGCTGCGCGAGGCCAGCGCCGAGTTGAAGAAGTACCCGGCGCTGCTCGATTCGCAGGCCATGCTGCAAACGCACTCCGGCGTGGAATACCTGCTCAACAGCGAAGGCACCGAATTGCGCGTGCCGTCCTTCTATTTCATGTTTTACGCCCAGGCGCGCGCCCTCACCGACGACGGCCTGACGGTGACCGACTACTATTCGCGCTATGCCCGCAGCGAGGCGGGATTGCCGACCAAACAGGAAATTATCGCCGCGGTGCGCGCGATGGCCGAGCAGCTCGTCGCGTTGCGCGCCGCGCCGGTTCTCGATCCCTACGACGGCCCCGCGATCCTCGACCCGACCGTCAGCGGCATCTTCTTCCACGAGGCCATCGGCCACCGGCTGGAAGGCGACCGGACGCGCGGCGTCGACGAGGGACAGACCTTCAAGGAAAAAGTCGGCAGGAAAATCCTACCGGAGTTCCTCAGCGTCATCGACGACCCGACGCTCCGCCGGTTCGGCGCCGCCGACCTCAACGGCTATTACGATTTCGATCAGGAAGGCGTTCCCGCCCAGCGCGTGACCCTGGTGGAGCGCGGCGTGCTCCGCGATTTCCTGCGTTCGCGCCGGCCGATCCGCCAGGCCGATCACAGCAACGGCCACGGCCGCGCCGATCCGCTGCACGCCCCGATGAGCCGCATGAGCAACCTGATCATTGAGGCCCACGACACCGTGCCCGTCGCCCAACTGAAGGACAAACTGCTGGAACTGGCCCGCCGGAAGGGCAAGCCCTACGGCCTCTGGCTGCGGCAGGGCATGGGCGGCGAGACGGCGACCGACCAGTTCAACTTCCAGGCGTTCGCCAACCGGCCGGTTCTGCTGTACCGGGTCGACGCGCAAACGGGCCGGGAAGAACTGGTGCGCGGCGCGGAACTCGTCGGCACCCCGCTGCTGTCGATCGGCAAGGTTGAAGCCGCGGGCGACGATCCGGGGCTCTTCAACGGCTACTGCGGCGCCGAATCGGGCTTCGTGCCGGTCAGCGTCATCGCGCCCAGCCTGCTGGTCAGCGAAATCGAAATCCAACGCGTCCAGGACAAACCAACCAAGCCGCCCGTCCTGCCGCCGCCGTATGCGGATAAGTGA
- a CDS encoding S8 family serine peptidase yields the protein MKKLLTVLLLSALLSAATAWGAPVLLKSRTIAGGDADLPWSALAELSGRHALVQLAQTPTAAQRDALAAQGVRLLAAIPQHAYLAYIEPRRYGANKALSPFRLVAPLEAEDKMQPRLVAGDIDEYAYVGAGEVLLVAKFFADVPVKERPELLRSAGAEIVTMADSIDLAYVTVAAPEDAWQLADLDGVQYVSIPEPAWEPRNNKVRALVRANAVHEPPYSVNGDGVPVLIFDGGIVPATTDGDAIHPDLKGRYTQGQTGMPDITGHANHVSCTVAGNGAMSDGTYAGMAPGASIVSMDITASALPGNFPFVQNNGDIDLSYKKAIEQYGVRTANNSIGANLGANQPITKCAWMGDYTMTSALIDELVGGKWSRPLIIVWAAGNEVTSGCPGTFYTIPPPSPAKNTISVGATSVLDEEIAFFSSRGPTDDGRLRPDIAAPGHEKDQGLTMIGTHSCATLFGTPMYMDMSGTSQASPVVTGATALALEYWDKEIGGDDPPPALMKGFIIHSAVDLGNPGPDYTYGYGGLRIPPLLDLIHAGTFDTVTVEQGDDFVAKFKKSGAGPVKVTIVWTDPPGAYQAKGNLVNDLDLVIIGPNGTQYDPWLLDPTAPAQPAGKGADHLNNTEQVYIANAPSGDYEVHIKGNDVAQGPQDVSYVYSGLVYSPDTDDDDNTPDDDDASPADDDDASPVDDDDDAADDDDDDDSGGCGC from the coding sequence ATGAAGAAGCTGTTGACCGTTCTGTTGTTATCCGCCCTGCTGAGCGCCGCCACCGCCTGGGGGGCGCCGGTCCTGTTGAAGAGCCGCACGATCGCGGGCGGCGACGCGGATCTGCCCTGGTCGGCGCTGGCGGAGTTGTCCGGGCGGCACGCCCTGGTGCAACTGGCCCAGACGCCCACCGCAGCGCAGCGCGACGCCCTGGCCGCGCAGGGTGTCCGGTTGTTGGCCGCGATTCCGCAACACGCTTACCTGGCCTACATCGAACCGCGCCGCTATGGCGCGAACAAGGCGCTTTCGCCCTTCCGGCTGGTCGCGCCGCTGGAAGCGGAAGATAAAATGCAGCCCCGCCTGGTCGCCGGCGACATCGACGAATACGCGTACGTCGGCGCCGGCGAGGTTCTGCTGGTCGCGAAATTCTTCGCCGACGTTCCGGTCAAGGAACGGCCCGAACTGTTGCGTTCGGCGGGCGCGGAAATCGTCACCATGGCCGATTCGATCGACCTGGCCTACGTGACGGTCGCGGCGCCCGAGGACGCCTGGCAACTCGCCGACCTGGACGGCGTGCAGTACGTGTCGATTCCCGAACCGGCCTGGGAACCCCGCAACAACAAGGTCCGGGCCCTGGTTCGCGCCAACGCGGTTCACGAGCCGCCCTACAGCGTCAACGGCGACGGCGTCCCGGTGCTGATCTTCGACGGCGGCATCGTGCCGGCCACGACCGACGGCGACGCGATCCACCCCGATCTGAAGGGCCGCTACACCCAGGGCCAGACCGGCATGCCCGACATCACCGGCCACGCCAACCATGTCTCCTGCACCGTGGCCGGCAACGGCGCGATGAGCGACGGCACTTACGCGGGCATGGCTCCGGGCGCTTCGATCGTCTCGATGGACATCACCGCGTCGGCGCTGCCCGGCAACTTCCCCTTCGTGCAAAACAACGGCGACATCGACCTTTCCTACAAAAAGGCCATCGAGCAATACGGCGTGCGCACCGCCAACAATTCGATCGGCGCCAACCTCGGCGCCAACCAGCCGATCACCAAATGCGCCTGGATGGGCGATTACACGATGACCTCGGCGCTGATCGACGAGCTGGTCGGCGGCAAATGGTCGCGGCCGCTGATCATCGTCTGGGCCGCCGGCAACGAAGTGACCTCCGGCTGCCCCGGCACTTTCTACACGATCCCGCCGCCCTCGCCGGCGAAAAACACCATTTCGGTCGGCGCGACCAGCGTGCTCGACGAAGAAATCGCTTTCTTCTCGAGCCGCGGCCCGACCGACGACGGCCGCCTGCGCCCCGACATCGCCGCCCCGGGCCACGAGAAAGACCAGGGCCTGACGATGATCGGCACGCATAGCTGCGCCACCCTGTTCGGCACGCCGATGTACATGGACATGAGCGGCACCAGCCAGGCCTCGCCGGTCGTCACCGGCGCGACCGCCCTGGCGCTGGAATACTGGGACAAGGAAATCGGCGGCGACGATCCACCCCCGGCCTTGATGAAGGGCTTCATCATCCACAGCGCGGTGGACCTGGGTAATCCGGGGCCCGACTACACTTACGGCTACGGCGGTCTGCGCATTCCGCCGCTGCTCGACCTGATCCACGCCGGCACCTTCGACACGGTCACGGTGGAGCAGGGCGACGACTTCGTCGCCAAATTCAAGAAATCCGGCGCCGGCCCGGTGAAAGTGACCATCGTCTGGACCGATCCGCCGGGCGCCTACCAGGCCAAGGGCAACCTGGTGAACGACCTGGATCTGGTGATCATCGGCCCGAACGGAACGCAATACGATCCGTGGCTGCTCGATCCGACCGCCCCGGCCCAACCCGCCGGCAAAGGCGCCGACCACCTGAACAACACCGAACAGGTTTATATCGCCAACGCGCCGTCCGGCGACTACGAAGTGCACATCAAAGGCAACGACGTCGCTCAGGGCCCGCAGGACGTCAGCTACGTTTACAGCGGCCTGGTCTATTCGCCGGATACCGACGACGACGACAACACGCCGGACGACGATGACGCCTCACCGGCCGACGACGACGACGCTTCGCCCGTCGATGACGACGACGACGCGGCCGACGACGACGATGACGACGACAGTGGCGGCTGCGGCTGCTGA